The DNA sequence aCAGTTAAAGAAATAGTTACTTTTAACCATTATTATGGCACATTATTAAATAACTCACTacctctctcaattttttttcactcgtGTGACTCTACCCTTGGATAATACATACAAAGAAGAATGCAGTTGtctgtgttctttttttttattattgtacAGAAAtcattttcagtcaaaataCCTAAGACAAAACTTAAAACTATGCACAGCCTGATTCAGGTAACTCAGGTAACTGATAAGAAAGGATACAATTGATTGTTTATGCGATGTTTATCCTTCACTTAAAAAATTCGTTTGTGAgaattacaaattttaaaaaaagtttaggaAAATAGGACAATAAACTGAATGAGCCAAGTGAACAACAACCATTCACTACTTGCATCAGATCATTGATATACAGATATTTTTCATTGTTGGTATTTTGAAATATCATGGTTCCAAACATTTATCAACTGAAAAACATgctaatacaaaaaaaaatacttgagtAGGTAAGGAATACAGTACAGTAAATGAAAACGTAATTATTTCTCTGCCTGGTTTCACTGTAAAATGGCTCAGAATTTCAAAGGCAGTTGCctaaaaaagtaatatttaGGACTTTCATTATGGCCTTgcgatgaaattttcagcacactTCACTAATTAACACTGGAAGTATTTAACCAAAATCATTCTAAACATATGTCATGTTGTCTAATTTCTTTTCATGAAGTATCTGTTTAAGGCAGAACTGAATAACTTTGTGACTTAAAACTCTGGATTTGTATTACATAGAAGAGAGAACTAGAATCAAAACTTAACTTAGAAATCTCACCAATTAATGTAATACAAACCATGCTTAACTCCCAAGAAAATTGGAACTTAATCCAGAACTACCTTACTAAAAtacttaaacacaaaataaccttaAATAACACTTCAATTACCAACCACACCCCGACACTTATTGTTGCAGCCGGAGAAGAGTCCCCCTCTAGGGATGATTCCGGCACTATCCGGGCAGATATGCAGCCGTGAGTTTGGTTTAGTTGGTCGGCTCGATCTCGGTCCCCGATCTCCCTAGCCAGCTCCTGATCAGAGCATTTTCTAATTTAGAGCCAAACCAACATATGATAGTTTAACCATCCAGACAATCATCTGGCCGAAACCCACCCCATGTTGGGGTGGTAGCGCGAAACAGATGAGAGTCGAAATCCCTGACTATGTATAACACAGCCAGCGAAGTAGGAtgcttaaattgtcatatcttcgagaagattcgccactttttctgCCGgtagaactacaaaaaaaaaaaaaaaaaaaaaaaaaaaaaaaactctggatTTTCTCCTggattaaaaagaaagtatgtaGTCATAGAGTAATTCTAAGTCTGAGTGTTGCATTGTTTCCTGgtgaataaataaaacatgagaagaAATTGGACAACATCGATTGTAGTTAGGTTGATTCTGATTCCAAATGTACACTGTACAAGCAAAACCAGTCCACACGGGCCAGTCATGCCTGTGGATGAATATTGAGACCCTGCTCAGCATTGGTGGCAGGAAGTGTAAATGcaatcaggcccgccacatcccatctcgggccctggtaccaattttctggcccgggcccctagcacagggggggggggggggggtccggggggcctccttcgggaaatttttgaaattttaaatctatttggacgtattatgaagctcttatgatggagattttccatcaatttctgcagaataattacgcctttttgtttactttcagcaccaaaaactttcgaattgttgcattcaaaacatctataatttttttttttgagggggcagatgatcattttcaattctatggggagccgggcccccctggactcccctttcgtacgtctatggcaagggagttaagccattgaagtcgaggatgcccagaaaggagcctcttagcatccgacaacggaagaaaatgaaacacagttactataaatatcattctacatatactcaaaatcttgaaaatctctaaagaagtaagaaaaattttatagtgccctagcgtgtttttgaaacttcattcaccttttgcggaatttttacggtaattttttcacttttccctacgagacaagggttacacatgaattcgtagtggtttgtcacctgcatcacgggcccctccagggcccgggccccggtaccagggacccagtatccccccccttgtggcgggcctgaatgCAATGCATATCTTATGGGAGCAGCCAATGATACGTTCACTGGCTCCAGTCGAATGATAGGTGGgcagggaggggggaggggtggacatccaaaaaaatgcaaaaagacGGACtggtgtggattggtcttgtgTACGATTAAGTTATATAAAATTTTCCAGTGGAATTGGTTACCTCATTCTAGGAGATACGTATATTTTTCTACTCCCTAAATCAAactgaccaaaaaaataaacataagagTGGTTTTATTTTCAGGTCAGGTTTTCTCATTTGTTTAATGATTAACTTTTTCCTCAATTCACATGCaccaaatcttcaaaatatttcaatagatacaaatatatgaaaaaatggagaaaggGTTCGAAGTTTAGCCAAGTCAAGTAGCAGAGGtcgcaaaaaattgcaatcacATTGTCAAATTAATGCTATTGCATGAGAGGGTTGTGTATGTTGTCTACTGAGCAACTGAGGGTGCTCCTCGTGGTGAAATTTATtcacataaaattgaaaaaagttggaATCTTATTTTACATTGCAGATTGCATACTTCTCTCACATaaggaacaaaattttttcatcattagaAATTGGCttttattgaggaaaaatgatataaaaatattgcaatttcgcAGAGACAGATTGTAATTTCATAGgatgagattgcaaaatttttttgcaatgcaaatagcaatattttcgttgcatttGTGCTACTTGGCAACTGTATGCTTTCAACTATCAAAAATGTTAAGAAGCTTTGAAAAACTAACCAAGGTGAGAGCTACCTGGTAATTAATTcaactctttctttttttgatttgGTATTTTTACGGACAACTATCATTCTATATTTGGTAAAAATTACTTGGCATTTCAGCCAAATTGCACAGACAACATACTAATTGCACCGCCTCCTTCCATGCCATCAACTAGGATACTCACAGGTTCATCAGGATGATGTGCGCCTAGCACATAAAGCAAGGGCAAATAATGTTCTGATGTTGGCACTGAAAGCTTGCCATATTCATGCTTCATAAAATTCACAAGCGGGTGGTCTTTTGCTTCCATTTGCACGTTGAGGTTTTCCCGGACATATTTGTTGAAGTTTACGGCCCATGGGTAGACATCATCACCATCTTTCCAATCCCACTGTAGCTTTCTCAGGTTGTGCACCACATTACCACTTGCTACAATCATGACGCCTTGATCACGCAATGGAGCCAGTTTTTGACCCATTTCAAAATGCCATGCCGGTGGTTTCGTTATGTCTAGACTGAGCTGTACCACAGGTATGTCTGCTTTTGGGTACATATTGATGAGAACAGTCCAAGCACCATGATCAAAACCCCACTCCTGATCCATCTGCACAGAGACTGGCGATAGAAGCTCGGCAACCTGTTTCGCAAGCTCAACTGAGCCGGGCGCAGGATAGCGTGGTTTGTACAAGGCCTTGGGAAAGCCGTAAAAATCATAGATCGTGCGGGGATTTTCCATTGCTGTTACAGCTGTGCCTTCCGTAAACCAATGAGCAGATATTGCTAGGATGGCACGAGGGCGAGGCAAACTCTCGCCAGCCTTTTGCCAAGATTCTGTGTAGCGATTCTTTTCTATCCCATTCATTGGACTGCCATGGCCCACAAACAGTGCAACCATTCGTGAGAGACTCATGACTAGTCTTAAGAAATAAGTCTTTCTATTATAATGGCAcagttttaattgatgaatgtCTGGATGCTTGACAAAATtcaaatagctgaaattttaaGTGTCCTGAAACAGATAAAGTGAGCATGTTTAAGACAAGGTGTAGACATATTTTAATACCTATGTGAAAGTTTTTTTGCATATTTCGCAATAGATACATAGTCAACAAGAAACTTATGATTCTTTATAAAGATGTGCTTCACTATATACCTGACGGGATACACTAGCCTTGTGATTTCACACAGGAGATGTGTCCTGGTTTTATTACAAGTCATTTATGCCGTCTCGGCTCTAGACCGAAATTAaatcctctctttttttacttgTGATCTTctgttgttttctttttcatactTTATTGTGGGACAAATTTGGACCTCGAAAAATGAGGGTATAGGCAATCTCATTCTTAGACACCAAccttaagatgaaaaaaaaaaaaaaatgaacaggcTTCTGGAGCTGAATTTGCTGTACCTTTGAAATTTATTCCTAATGCAAGAAGTTATGGCACCTTTAGTTTTTATGAACAGATACAGCAGATTTGATTATTCTGTACTATTTCCTGAGTGTTTTTCAACTTGCATGGGAAGAACATCTTCAAAGCTCGACCTCAAAACATCAATCTCAGCTCACTCAGTGTAAGAATGACTCACACATGAGCTTCAGGGCTGGCACACTATAAAAACTGTCTGTAGTAAAAAGCAAATGCAGAGACTCTCTCAACTATCTCAActcgaaaatgaagaaaaagtaatGGTAAAATCTGACAAGGGATGCAGAATTTTTCAAGCTCCCACGTTTTCACGCGCCCGCTTGCCGGCTgtccacatttttctcattagttttccacaaaatttcccactaATTTCAAAAGTACGGccctttttcctcctccttcttgTGATTTTTGACTTGACCCataaaattttccctccttccACGTTTGTAAGTAAGAGCCTTTTTATTCCATGTTTTCAAACGCCCGGGCGGGCTCATGATCGAGCATTATCTGCACTCCTGAATCTGACGTTTTTTGGTGCCAAGAACAAGGCAGGGGGTAAGCAGAAATGCTCTATGTTGCCCTGGGCTGTTTTCATAGTATCCAATGCGATGGTTTTACTGTGCAGAGTCTTTCGTTAACTTTcagagttggtttcagtgatgCAGTGGTCACCACAGTTTTTCCTCAATACTGAGGCCCTAGATTCGATCCCCTGTGGTCATGGGTTTTTATCAGTACttaaaaatccatttttgtGGCTGACCTTTCAGAAGGGGattaaaatttgccaaaattataAATACTTAGAAATGTTGTTTCTTGTAGGTATGCTTCTTTAAATTACTtggatttttgtttcttttttctttcattaaaaaaaaagaaaaaaagaagaaaaaaaaacaacaaaacttACGTCTTGTGGATGGagccttttcctcttcttcagaAGTGACATTCAAAGCTAGAGGAGTATCAGAGCTGATGTCCCTAGAAGATTTCTTCAACTTGACTGCATCAATGTTCTCATCATCGGTCAAAACATTGCCAGAGCAAGCCATGCATGGATCTGGTAAACTTTAGAACAACTTATTCATGGCCAGTGAACCAGGAGGGAAACcactaaaaaagaagaagaaaataatgtgATACTACTTAGATAACAAAAGAGAATACAACTCATCAGGAAAATCAGTTACTCTTGACTTATATTTTTGTGAGTAAAGAAGATGCaatgaaaattccaagatggTTAAAGCCAGATCGTTCAATgtctttttaattaaatttgaaCCCAGCTTTAGTTCTGCAGCAAGAAAAAGCAGACCTAAATGATCCTTCACCTCTAGTTAGACAAGCACCAGTGTTCTGCCCTCCCTGGGCGCCATGCGCCAAATGCCCCTACAAATCGGGCTTGGCTCTTGAATATTGGGGGGACTGAGCCATCATGGTGCCTAGAAGAACTCGCAATCAGGAAGTAGCGGTAGCAATGAAGCGCTCTCTATACGCCTCGTTCGCAGTGCAACCCAAGGGCAATAGTTTGGCTTCTAAAAAATAgtagatggctcctaaaaattgggcttttcGGCCAtggtggctcctaaaattttaggagtaAGACGGAACACTGATGAGCACAATATGATGAGCGTGCTAGGCACGGCCTGAGCTGTTTCTGTTTCACCTTCTCGGTTCACTCCCCTCCCGTAATTACTTGATTGGGTACGATTGGAGACAGAAAATCAGACAGATCTACAATGTTGAAATCATGGACATTAGGAGCCAAAAAAGCCCGGGAGTAAACTGTGAACTTTACAGAATGATTCAAGGTTACATACTGGTAATATGCTTGTGATTGAGTCTCAAAATATATTGTCTTGTGCTTGGCTTATGGGAGATCCGCTCTTAAAACCTACAGCATGAAGTGCTAAGGCATGGAATTTATCCTTCTTAAAATTTGTATTCATCAATCAAGAGTGCCTTCAACATGTGAACCCTTTATTGAAGTTTTTGTTAGGGTGACAGTGGTGTCCCGGGCAGTTCTCTCGCACTCAAATTCTGTGCAGTAACAAAACAAGTGTATGGAATTCAAATTGCCAATTTTCCGTAGCGGAAAGAGCACTGAAGTGAGGCGAAATAAGATACCTAATAAAAGGGCAAACCTTTTGGAGAGTCACTAGGTGAGATGATTGGATATGAAGACACTGCCGTTTAGATTTACGAGTTTGGAGGTCAGAacacaaattgcaaaaaatatgCGAATGATAAGAGCGAAAATGACGAGGCAGCACGAATGATATAATTCAGATTACTTTTTAAATCACAATTTCACAATATTTGCGCAAATATTCCTCTGAATGCAGGAAATGTGTGGTGTGAATCGGATGACGCAACCTAACCTATCATTTCCTGAAGTAAacaataaacaaacaatctcaAGAACCGCGAAATTCAAAAAGGCGTACTTTGAGCGATTCAGCGATTCGAGGTGAGTTTTTTTCCAGGCAAAGGACGTCATggctgggtataaagggactctagtcatgGCTCAATCACAATTTTAGTGAATACTCACGGTGTTTGAGTTCCTCTCCGGCGTACAATATGAGTCCGTAAATTATAATGCAAATATTAGAAAGAGCTCTGTCAAAATTGAAGAGTCACAAACTGTACTGCCGTGATTGgtaagaatgccgtatgagcattcaaacgttgccaaatttcttcccagaagatcattatttttaaagaatgtcatgaatatatttcctttaaattttcagactttgctCACTTtgcagatcaaattacgaagaaaatcttctgaaaaatcggaggagcgATGTtatagattttcctgaaaattcatgattggTTAAACGAAATTAGATAACGCCTGAcagctcatacggtgtttttcctgcaGTGGTTCTTGCCGTTTTTTCCCGAACTAACGCTGAAGCAgcgaaaatatttacatttctttaaactttGAGTAAAATATATATggatacaaatttttcaaaagtcgtCTTCTCTGTCTCCCCAAtactctcccctccccctcccctttcgaGAATCGAGACGCAAAGCAGCAAATGTCGACGAGAGACACTTTTCAAAGGGAAAGAGGAGTCGAACTCACATAAAATTCCAAGATTTAGCCAAAAAATGGTATCATTTTCCCTCAGCTAAGAACTGCCTGCTGGAAATCTGTAGtcatttttcttaaagaaattggaaatttttcccATGAGTCATGAATATGagagtttaattctttcatATAACTCTTTCTATGACTCTAAAAATTTCCCTCTTCCTGCTCACAGTAatgcctagagtccctttatactgagagtcaagacaatttgaatccatttctgattggttcccgtattttaggcctccacagtgtcacaaacgggaataaagattacattttcaccaattgcaaagattataatctggaatggaccagggaattacgggttcggcaaggaacaaacggaatgagaggaggaacggagaaaggcatttgagaatgggccgatcaaagattacaaaaaacgttcaatttctgtaatctttattcccgtttgtgacatccatgagccgaattgtcttgactctcagtataaagggactctagtaatgCCTGAATCCTGAATCCAGTATCGTATTCGCATGAAGCTACATGCCTTGTCACTGTGTATTGCATTGCAGCATAGCGCGGCGCATCATGTACCCGGACTAGCCTTATTTTGAGAAACTCCAAGAGGTACCCCTATCATACCTATTATAGTCTATCCTCCTCTCACTTTTGTTATGCTTTATGCTTCTTccctttcattttcatttcatttcattatcGCTTTCTCCATTTTTGATCGTTTTCCATATTATTGCGTGAATAATCACAGATTTCCTCTGGTCTCCCAAGAAATTAGCTCTCAGTCCATTTGAATATTGACCGGGTTCCGCAGAATAAGTGCCGTTGCTCTGCATATTAATTAGTCGAAGctataatttaatttaattagtGGTCCGCCTATCCTTGTTTTTATGTCGACTGACACCTGATAAGTTTGACAAGTAGTGAGTTTCCTTATTCAAGCAGAAGAACTTTCGCAATTCGCATTTAATCCGTCTATTTTAGCCGTCCATTTTCATCAATCAATCCTCAAAATGACTTGCAATCTCTCCGAGATCGTCTGGTCCATCAAGAACAAGGAGACTGACTCAACTGCTGAGTTTCTTGACAGGCTGGAGAAAGAGGTTAGTCTACTGATCGATTCTAAGGTTCCTCACTTTTCTCACCGAATAAACTATGCCTCGATTTATCTCAAGTCATTCTCTTACAACTACAAGACATTAAAAATCTCACTAAGTGTATGAAGATCTATTGAAGTTCTAGATCGTCAATCGCAAGCATCCTGATTGGAGCACCTAACTGACACCAGCGTTTTAGTTTGATTGGATGCATTCTCGATAGACCATAGGATAAGCCTTAATGCTAATGACCCGTTGAGTATGTGGAGATTTTGAGGTTTTGATGATTATTCTTCAACCCTCTCACGATAAGTTCATTTTTTATCCAGTGACTGTCATGGTGGTTGAATGCCCTCCGCACCAGCtcagcattttttaaagtgtggtTTGAGATGTCAAAGGAATTGCAGAAATGGTTCTTAGAATTTGATAATAGTAGTATGGTGGGGATACTTATCAAATATGTAACATTGACTTGTCTATCCTGAATGCTCCTAATTCAATTCTATCATGGTAGCTGGACTAGAAGAATGTTGCCCATTGCAATTTGGTAGAACTGCAACCATCCTTATCAGTATTTAAGCTGGCTCGTAAACAGTAAAATGTACGCCTAATTATCAGAGCAACCATCTAAAATCCCTCACTTACTCTGTCTGAGGGAAAGCTACAGCAACCAGCATAACAATACTGCTGGTCACTGGAGTAGATTTTGTAAGTATTTTTCGGAATGGGTGGCTTGCTTGGTCacatgagtttttacttgtttgtcactatttgaaggtaagtttattttgtaaatcaattgtctagtgtcttaggatcatgttaaaagctgtaaaggtatactttgttacttatttattcagaacacactccggcagtccaacgctcaaaccctGGATGTTCTCCcaatgcgtgtaaatcattcttaactcttcaaccaacatctcaatatcattcagaacgttcccacgttttataagcttatgttattttaaaatcctgtgtgttttaaatgtaacactatacagaaaaatttatcgataaagtctggtaatcgaagaaggatcctacgtctactttccttgcctccagctaaaacataccggtctcctcatctcatcagtattgtcaaaggtaagttttttttatcatcaatgattgatactatcattttggtgtcttcagtgaagcattaaagggtgaaatagtaagatataacaactgactcgctacatccaggtttgagcgttggactgccggagtgtgttctgaattaataagtaacaaagtatacctttacagcttttaacatgatcctaagacactagacaattgatttacaaaataaacttaccttcaaatagtgacaaacaagtaaaaactcatgaaaatgaccaaatattgagctaatgtccatgtctgttatcactaagcagatgtaaacaatcgcccattgactacagtcttccttaaaaatagggtttatcccgtcggttcttatttatctaatgaaggttttaaccatttaaacgtacgaggaatccatttctgctttcaattttgatcaaaaaattagcgattgactcgatatttgcatttgaaaagcggctgccatttccttacgggaaaatacattgtaagtgatgaagaaaccaggtctgtcatatcatttcacgtcacaagtatggcggacccgaaacgaccgttttgaaaatccaaattctgaggcgtttttaagttgattttttgggggtattCTCATAAGTAAAGGCTCGGTGTTGGAAATCCTCCCACTGACACTTGACACAACAAATGAGCTCATCTTATTAAGTAATGCTCTAATTATAAGAACCAGTGGATTtgatgtaattttattttaggagTTACATTTTTCCATTTACTTTGTATCCTTTCTTCCAACTTTAAGCTGCAATTTTACCTGCAATACCCTGCAAATTTTCACCAGCAATGTTCAATGGAATACTGCACTTATATTCGGAAGttcaaatgcattttcatttatttcaggCCGGGGACATAAATCCTGCATACAATGGTCGCAACTTAATCCACTATGCAGCAGACTATGGAAATCTTCACACTTTGGAGCTGCTTGTGAAAAAAGGCTGCGATGTGAATGTaagttaaatttttacattAGTACAGTAGGTTGAAGTTTAAAATATCAAATCTATGTTATATCCTAATGCACTGAATGTTGGTCTAATGTATTTCTCTGTTACTCTTTTTATATTCTGTCAGTACCAATGACAAGAATGGAACCATAAAAGAGTCTGTTAGTGCTGTAGTAAGTATTATTTTATACATTAAAATACttaatcaaaaaaattatatttctgGTATTTAATCTACCTTTACAAAAACTTCCTACATAATCTTCATGGTGACAGTAACGAATGAAATGGTAGGTATTTACCAAGTCAATTTGCAACAAGGTGCTAAAGTATTGCTGGGTCCACATTGTTTCTTGGAGATGGCAAGGCCAGAAAATTCCAACTTcagattaaaaaatttaagctgTGATAAGTATCAGTACATGATTGAGGGGATAGAGCTGAGGCAGAAGCATGGGAGTAGGTACTAAGCTAGAGTTAAAGCAGAGAGATCTATAAAGTTGCGGGTCTTTTTAAACCTCATTAGAAGATCAAGCTCGTCAGCAagatttttagtgtttttctctTGTTCCAAATACATCCGTTGGTAGGGAGTAAAAATGTATTCAATTCTATACTGTGAAGGAATAATATTTAGAACAGGTCACTCTGTCATATTCCAGGtgtggaataatttttttcatatttttttatagatTATGGACAAACATGAGATCACGCCTTTACTAGCAGCAATTTGGGAAGGGCATGCCAAATGTGTCAAGTTCCTCATCGACAATGTAAGTTCcccataatttttcttcataccTGTTTTAAAGTTCCAAGAATTTAgccattattttttaatttttctgaacatTATTGTGcaactttaaaattaaagatgaagCAACAGGAAGGTAATGatggagaaaatgaaaatagatcactgcaaattcaagcattatgatacatgtctgtcattaaaatttcacgtacaacATGATTTAAGCAATGGAATTATTGAATGTATCTCCTAACCAAAATATTGGTGTCTACCTACGCCTAAATCCAAACGGCCTGCTCCTTTAAAACCATGATGTATTTGAATTAAACATGAGCATGATAGTTTCTGGGGTGTGGAAATACAGCAACCTCAATCTTTGAGCTTTAGCTCAGCTGTTGTACGTTGTTTACACTAAAGGCAGGGAAGGAATGCTGCTCAGTTGAAAAGCCTGCCCAAACCATTGTAGTGAGCATTTTAATTCAAGTAGCCTTTAGTTTTACTTTGAGGGGAAAATTCAAGCTTTTAGTAACCTAGGCTAATACTATATGATAACTTTttggttaggagttgattctagtaatttttttcacgCAAATTGTGTTCTCTGTGAaactttgaagaggaaacatattTCAGACTGCTTTAATTCGAAAATTCTCTGGTGGTCCATTCTGAGAGACTACATTTTTAAGCCCAAACttatttccctgaaattttggtATTTTCTCCAATGAtgtgaatgaaaaatattggtcTCCCAAGCGTCGCTCTGGTGGATACCTAGAGAGGACTTTAAAAACTGGATGAATTTAATGAGAATCAGCCCATCTACATTCCATATCGCCGCTCTTCCCCTcttatttcatcattttcatcAGAGAATCGAACAACCAAATGCCCTAAAACTACccctgaatttttctgaaattatgacgattttatttaaaacatttgCACCTTGTGTGGTAATTTCTTGAGATGATAACTCAACTTTGAGTTTCTGTGGATTAAGTTCCCCCTTTTTATGGACAGCTATAATTGGTTTTCAAGGTATCAAtatattattcaattttcttCTCATAGGGAGCCAATTTGAGTTGGAAAACATCAGATGGCAAAACATACTTGGAAAGCACCGATGATGAAGAAATCAAGAAATTGGTGATAGATGGACTCAAGAAGCAAAACTTACCAGTTGCCTAAACTTCCCAATTTGCAATGGACGGAGCAGAGATTCATCATGCAGCTCTCAACTCAACACTGATATGTACTTCGTACTTAGATTTAAGACAGTCCTCAGACAAACAGTGTGAAAGGTTTTCCATTGTGTACCTAGCTATTAAAGGAGGTTCTCCCAAACGGATCTTCATTGATAGAAGAATGTCAACATTATTGTTAATAGACTGATATAATGGCTACAGCATTCATCATATATTGCAGTTTGATGTTTccattgtaaatggacacataAGTAGTCTTTTTGAGCGCGTTTCATTCAAGATGGAAGAATGCATGTAACTGTCTCTTGCATTTTAAGTTTCTAATGTTTAATGAGTTATTGATTGATTTATGATTCATTAATTGTTGTTTCCTAGACGAAGGAATGTATCTCAACTCTACCATTGCAAAATTCACTAAATGAATTTATCTCACACTTAAATGACGGTGCAATGGCTGCCCAAAATAGCATTGATTTTTCacttaatccctgaaaaaatctgtgaaaacatGTCGAATAGTTTctaagttaaaataaaaatttcgagccgaaatttggcaatggtgaTGCAGGACTGCGTGCTATTGTCAGGAAAACAACGTAATGACAAAATCGTAATGG is a window from the Bemisia tabaci chromosome 10, PGI_BMITA_v3 genome containing:
- the LOC109037974 gene encoding myotrophin, whose translation is MTCNLSEIVWSIKNKETDSTAEFLDRLEKEAGDINPAYNGRNLIHYAADYGNLHTLELLVKKGCDVNIMDKHEITPLLAAIWEGHAKCVKFLIDNGANLSWKTSDGKTYLESTDDEEIKKLVIDGLKKQNLPVA
- the LOC109037981 gene encoding 4,5-DOPA dioxygenase extradiol; the encoded protein is MSLSRMVALFVGHGSPMNGIEKNRYTESWQKAGESLPRPRAILAISAHWFTEGTAVTAMENPRTIYDFYGFPKALYKPRYPAPGSVELAKQVAELLSPVSVQMDQEWGFDHGAWTVLINMYPKADIPVVQLSLDITKPPAWHFEMGQKLAPLRDQGVMIVASGNVVHNLRKLQWDWKDGDDVYPWAVNFNKYVRENLNVQMEAKDHPLVNFMKHEYGKLSVPTSEHYLPLLYVLGAHHPDEPVSILVDGMEGGGAISMLSVQFG